The following proteins come from a genomic window of Kitasatospora sp. NBC_01246:
- a CDS encoding SPFH domain-containing protein: MVFVIIGTAAGVLLVGVTLFKLMWRVAEPNEALIISGSRHRTEGVGDGLGFRIVTGRGTFVTPGLQGVRRLSLDLNEAELDVECVTTQGIPVRVKGVVIFKIGDDDVSIANAARRFLDQQKLISQRVHNVFAGHLRSIVGGLTVEDMIRDRERLTGETRAASGLEMEKLGLIIDTLQIQEIIDPTGYIKNLAIPHAAAVQRDARIAQAAADRMATEAEQEAAARKAEATRNSAIQQSAYQAERDTANARAQQAGPLAEAASRQEVVVQETKVAELESRRKEQQLQIEVRKPADAKAYETRTRADADRDARISAAQAQAQETELKAAAEAGQVRIAAQAAADATRLRALAEAEATRATGQAEAAATEARGLADAEAAKAIGLAKAAGIQARAAALAENQDAVVAQELAEKWPDIVLAAAQSFGNVEHMVLLNGADGVGELFAKALTMGGTGLGLARQLLTTLHGPGQPGPAPDTAAPGGAAVPAAAGTAAGGAAVAVPVQQIRVEE, translated from the coding sequence ATGGTGTTCGTCATCATCGGGACCGCCGCCGGGGTACTGCTGGTGGGTGTCACGCTCTTCAAGCTCATGTGGCGGGTGGCCGAGCCCAACGAGGCCCTGATCATCTCCGGCTCCCGGCACCGGACCGAGGGGGTCGGGGACGGCCTGGGCTTCCGGATCGTCACCGGGCGGGGGACCTTCGTCACGCCGGGGCTGCAGGGCGTCCGCCGGCTCTCGCTGGACCTCAACGAGGCCGAGCTGGACGTCGAATGCGTCACCACGCAGGGCATCCCGGTCCGGGTCAAGGGCGTGGTGATCTTCAAGATCGGCGACGACGACGTCTCCATCGCCAATGCCGCCCGGCGATTCCTGGACCAGCAGAAGCTGATCAGCCAGCGGGTCCACAACGTCTTCGCCGGCCACCTGCGCTCGATCGTCGGCGGGCTCACCGTCGAGGACATGATCCGGGACCGCGAGCGGCTCACCGGGGAGACCAGGGCCGCCTCCGGGCTGGAGATGGAGAAGCTCGGGCTGATCATCGACACCCTGCAGATCCAGGAGATCATCGACCCGACCGGCTACATCAAGAACCTCGCCATCCCGCACGCCGCCGCCGTCCAGCGGGACGCCCGGATCGCCCAGGCCGCGGCCGACCGGATGGCCACCGAGGCGGAGCAGGAGGCCGCCGCCCGCAAGGCCGAGGCGACCCGCAACAGTGCCATCCAGCAGTCCGCGTACCAGGCCGAACGGGACACCGCCAACGCCCGCGCCCAGCAGGCCGGGCCGCTCGCCGAGGCCGCCTCCCGGCAGGAGGTCGTCGTCCAGGAGACGAAGGTCGCCGAACTGGAGTCGCGCCGCAAGGAGCAGCAGCTGCAGATCGAGGTCCGCAAGCCGGCCGACGCCAAGGCGTACGAGACCCGCACCCGGGCGGACGCCGACCGCGACGCGCGGATCTCGGCGGCGCAGGCCCAGGCCCAGGAGACCGAGCTGAAGGCGGCCGCCGAGGCCGGCCAGGTCAGGATCGCGGCCCAGGCCGCGGCGGACGCCACCAGGCTGCGCGCCCTGGCCGAGGCCGAGGCGACCAGGGCCACCGGGCAGGCCGAGGCCGCGGCCACCGAGGCCCGCGGGCTGGCGGACGCGGAGGCCGCCAAGGCGATCGGGCTCGCCAAGGCCGCCGGCATCCAGGCCCGGGCCGCCGCCCTCGCCGAGAACCAGGACGCCGTGGTGGCACAGGAGTTGGCGGAGAAGTGGCCGGACATCGTGCTGGCCGCCGCGCAGTCCTTCGGCAACGTCGAGCACATGGTGCTGCTCAACGGCGCCGACGGGGTGGGCGAGCTGTTCGCCAAGGCGCTCACCATGGGCGGGACCGGCCTCGGCCTGGCCCGCCAACTGCTCACCACCCTGCACGGGCCGGGGCAGCCCGGTCCGGCGCCGGACACCGCGGCGCCGGGCGGAGCCGCCGTACCGGCGGCGGCCGGGACGGCCGCGGGCGGCGCGGCCGTCGCGGTGCCCGTCCAGCAGATCCGGGTCGAGGAGTGA